The Gordonia sp. KTR9 genome contains a region encoding:
- a CDS encoding flavin-containing monooxygenase — translation MTNAAHAAGRRDDVDVEAIVIGAGFGGLRCLHELRSRGLSTKVLEKGTDVGGTWYWNRYPGARTDSESWVYCYSFDKDLQQEWDWKERFPTQAEVQAYLSHVADRHDMRKDIEFGVTVEAAKFDEDTQLWTVTASTGQTYTSRYVVAATGQLGIQHFPFGGVENFKGEAHHSSNWPKEGVDFTGKRVAVVGTGATAIQIIPLVAQEAETLTVFQRTPNFVMPGRNFALTDLHRNAIKRDYDRVWAQVRDQPFGMAFDPVNRISGDTEPATRDQVLQAGWESGGFRYIFETFDDLLTDQECNDLASEFVRNKIRAIVKDPKTAELLCPTNHPVGGKRVPLGHFYYETFNRDNVTLVDVNTNPIEQFTEKGLQTAEGELEFDIVIIATGFDAVSGALTHMDVRGRGGQTIENRWADGAESYMGIMVDDFPNFFTILGPQGPFANNPPVIEHQAEWIGKVITLCEEDGRVAEVSRQTVDDWFRVTQEAFDSTVLAKGEEAHSWYLGANIPGKAHKILYWFGGVPAYFDMLEESESRGFDLVDARSAATVS, via the coding sequence GTGACAAACGCTGCACACGCCGCGGGAAGAAGGGACGACGTGGACGTCGAGGCCATCGTCATCGGAGCCGGCTTCGGCGGTCTCCGCTGCTTGCATGAGCTACGGTCCCGCGGACTCTCCACCAAGGTGCTCGAGAAGGGCACCGACGTCGGCGGAACCTGGTACTGGAACCGCTATCCCGGTGCACGCACGGACAGCGAGAGCTGGGTCTACTGCTACTCGTTCGACAAAGACCTACAGCAGGAGTGGGACTGGAAGGAACGCTTCCCCACCCAGGCGGAGGTCCAGGCTTATCTGAGTCACGTCGCGGATCGTCATGACATGCGCAAGGACATCGAATTCGGCGTCACGGTGGAAGCCGCGAAGTTCGACGAGGACACCCAGCTGTGGACCGTCACAGCCAGCACCGGCCAGACCTACACGTCCCGCTACGTCGTCGCAGCGACCGGACAGCTCGGCATCCAGCACTTCCCCTTCGGCGGCGTCGAGAACTTCAAAGGCGAGGCCCACCACTCGTCGAACTGGCCGAAAGAGGGCGTCGACTTCACCGGCAAGCGGGTCGCCGTCGTCGGTACCGGCGCCACGGCGATCCAGATCATTCCGCTCGTGGCCCAGGAAGCCGAGACCCTCACCGTCTTCCAGCGGACTCCGAACTTCGTGATGCCGGGTCGCAACTTCGCACTGACCGACTTGCACCGCAATGCGATCAAGCGAGATTACGACCGCGTGTGGGCCCAGGTCCGGGACCAGCCGTTCGGAATGGCGTTCGACCCGGTCAATCGGATCTCGGGCGACACCGAACCCGCCACTCGCGACCAGGTACTGCAGGCAGGCTGGGAATCAGGCGGATTCCGCTACATCTTCGAGACATTCGACGACCTCCTGACCGATCAGGAGTGCAACGATCTGGCTTCCGAATTCGTCCGCAACAAGATTCGGGCGATCGTCAAGGACCCGAAGACCGCCGAGCTGCTATGCCCGACGAACCACCCAGTCGGCGGTAAGCGGGTTCCCCTCGGGCACTTCTACTACGAGACGTTCAATCGCGACAACGTCACCCTCGTCGACGTCAACACGAACCCCATCGAGCAGTTCACCGAGAAGGGTTTGCAGACCGCTGAGGGCGAGCTGGAATTCGACATCGTCATCATCGCCACCGGATTCGACGCGGTGAGCGGGGCTCTCACGCACATGGACGTCCGCGGTCGCGGCGGTCAGACGATCGAGAACCGTTGGGCCGACGGCGCGGAGAGCTACATGGGGATAATGGTCGACGATTTCCCCAACTTCTTCACCATCCTCGGCCCCCAGGGCCCCTTTGCCAACAACCCGCCGGTCATCGAGCATCAGGCCGAGTGGATCGGCAAGGTGATCACGCTCTGCGAGGAGGATGGCCGCGTCGCCGAGGTGTCCCGCCAGACGGTAGACGACTGGTTCCGCGTCACGCAGGAGGCCTTCGATTCGACGGTCCTCGCCAAGGGCGAGGAAGCCCACAGCTGGTACCTCGGTGCCAACATCCCCGGCAAGGCACACAAGATCCTCTACTGGTTCGGCGGGGTGCCCGCCTATTTCGACATGCTCGAGGAGTCGGAGAGTCGCGGCTTCGATCTCGTCGACGCCCGATCGGCCGCCACCGTCAGCTGA